From Osmerus eperlanus chromosome 28, fOsmEpe2.1, whole genome shotgun sequence, the proteins below share one genomic window:
- the cux2b gene encoding homeobox protein cut-like 2 isoform X1, translated as MAADVGSMFQYWKKFDLRRLQRELNSVASELAGRQEESEHSHKHLVELSREFKRNVPEEVREMVAPVLKSFQAQVVALNKRSKEAETAFLGIYKQLIEAPDPAPVLEATHTLEERLQQLQGEAPGSEALVREISGHWRRHLECLDKPDNSEAGPASVSDEVSRRTGRGMTPNSTHPPRAPGSPQHNHQEPADGDAGSDTTLADRLCEAEERIHVLHSSLNTAQAELLDLRCKYDQEKANKTEEVGAIMTNLERANQKAEMAQREVERLKEQLAGAHSGATPWSCHPPEGASGEREGKGEVEASLLAKDRETLRLLENVQRLQFTLQEVQDTSANQILELERQLAYKTEAIERLEAKLQSQIDYEEIKTELSILKVMKLASANGSSSQGSSKAAEALLLDKEAFLPSHKYLVDKTHILHSNDEDQPQESAREGARPSGPHSSSSQADGRASPSPGPPTLDGSFSSYDLPRPFSVSPCSGDRLSGDHILHKQLLSPLFKKEGSGLMAFPTALYAAKAALMSTNQGPAGAGGVEAGLPSDQSESGSSTAGDEDQLDTAEIAFQVKEQLLKHNIGQRVFGHYVLGLSQGSVSEILARPKPWRKLTVKGKEPFIKMKQFLSDEQNILALRTIQVRQRGSITPRIRTPETGSDDAIKNILEQAKKEIQSQRGGDGKSSLGSVSGRSSNGAGSSSDDTIKNILEQARREMQAQQHALMEMESCGRASASSVGAQVERLGPPEPSKGLPLPAFIKQEEGSSVTVCMANPTSGPQTPLSVISPAAFVQNIIRKVKSEIGEAGTYFDQHWSVERGPIGVVGTLGPSSRPFTSVSPSLSSSSSSGPSAPPRTWPRLENGECLSNSEEASAAEEEPGMGRPVEVKVESDMSVSGESPGPGRLSYYPAYIPRTLKPTVPPLTPEQYELYMYREVDTLELTRQVKEKLAKNGICQRIFGEKVLGLSQGSVSDMLSRPKPWSKLTQKGREPFIRMQLWLLDQLGQGLNHLPSHSLSLDKSPVNTQSSPSPPPSPAESHPSPLVEPVSLALESSKENQQPEGLGPGLHPEGGKSTPCLLSLSQPHTPLGIQELVSMSPELDTYAITKKVKEVLTDNNLGQRLFGESILGLTQGSVSDLLSRPKPWHKLSLKGREPFVRMQLWLNDPHNVDKLRDMKKMEKKAYLKRRYGLLSTGSDSDSPSVHSECVSPALASLDLCPYSQVKKVRVVLGAEEKEALRKAYLLEPYPSQNTIEMLAARLHLKTNTVINWFHNYRSRMRREVLMEGLQDNDTDAEPHSYSPLATRSPHSDTEEKRLPPPSGRFSYASRPPGANTALPHVKQEAGERLDEGGEEDREGFLRQSRIQCFSMSVQFPQLKTEPEDLLGGCHDLHLAPHCQSLRQEEAMSSQAQGLFPGMPSADGPQRPNQSRHEGDDSNKSPVDPVSFKASSEPCRGSLEVSLNSPSAASSPGLMMSVSPVPSSSAPISPSLPNPPTAGSNHSLDPNPLPTLQSPKLNRSSQRRNEKMANLNNIIHRLERAANREETLEWEF; from the exons aCCCAGCTCCCGTTCTGgaggccacacacactctggaggagAGGCTACAGCAGCTGCAAGGCGAGGCCCCGGGCAGCGAGGCCCTGGTCAGGGAGATCAGCGGGCACTGGAGGAGACACCTGGAGTGCCTTGACAAGCCAG ACAACTCAGAGGCAGGGCCAGCGTCGGTGTCAGACGAGGTGTCCAGGCGGACAGGACGAGGGATGACCCCCAACAGCACCCACCCCCCCAGAGCCCCTGGCTCCCCTCAACACAACCACCAGGAGCCGGCCGACGG GGACGCGGGTAGCGACACCACTCTGGCTGACAGACTGTGTGAAGCCGAGGAGAGGATCCATGTGCTGCATTCAT CCCTGAACACCGCCCAGGCAGAGCTGCTGGATCTGAGGTGCAAATACGACCAGGAGAAGGCCAACAA GACGGAGGAGGTCGGCGCGATCATGACAAACCTCGAGCGAGCCAACCAG AAAGCAGAGATGGcccagagggaggtggagaggctgaaggagcAGCTGGCTGGTGCCCACAGCGGCGCCACCCCCTGGAGCTGCCATCCACCAGAGGGGGCTAGTGGG gagagggaagggaagggagaggtggaggcctctctcctggccaaagacagagagaccctCCGGCTGCTGGAGAATGTTCAGAGACTGCAGTTCACACTGCAGGAAGTCCAGGACACCTCGGCCAATCAGATCCTAGAGCTGGAACGCCAGCTGGCCTATAAGACTGAAGCTATTGAG agattagaggcTAAACTGCAATCCCAGATTGACTATGAAGAGATTAAAACAGAACTCAG TATCCTGAAGGTAATGAAGCTGGCATCAGCCAATGGCAGCTCGTCCCAG GGCTCATCCAAGGCTGCAGAAGCTCTTTTGCTGGACAAAGAGGCCTTTCTTCCATCTCACAAGTACCTTGTGGATAAGACCCACATCCTGCACAGCAACG ATGAGGACCAGCCGCAAGAGTCGgccagggagggagcgaggccgTCTggaccccactcctcctcctcccaggcagACGGCCGTGCCTCCCCCAGCCCAGGCCCCCCCACCCTGGACGGGTCGTTCTCCAGCTACGACCTCCCCCGCCCCTTCTCCGTGTCGCCCTGCTCCGGGGACAGACTCTCCGGGGACCACATCCTCCACAAGCAGCTGCTCTCCCCGCTCTTTAAGAAGGAGGGCAGCGGCCTCATGGCCTTCCCCACTGCCCTCTACGCAGCCAAAGCAGCCCTTAtgtcgaccaatcaggggcctgcCGGGGCCGGGGGCGTGGAGGCTGGCCTGCCCAGCGACCAATCAGAGAGCGGGAGCTCCACGGCGGGAGACGAGGACCAGTTGGACACGGCGGAGATCGCCTTCCAGGTCAAGGAGCAGCTGCTGAAGCACAACATTGGCCAGCGTGTGTTTGGTCACTACGTGCTGGGCCTATCACAGGGCTCCGTCAGCGAGATCCTGGCCCGGCCCAAACCCTGGAGGAAGCTGACGGTGAAAGGCAAGGAGCCTTTCATTAAGATGAAGCAATTCCTGTCCGACGAGCAGAACATCCTGGCTCTCCGGACCATCCAGGTTCGCCAGAGAG GGAGCATCACTCCTCGTATCCGAACTCCCGAAACTGGGTCAGACGACGCCATTAAGAATATCTTGGAGCAGGCCAAGAAGGAGATCCAGTctcagagaggag GGGATGGGAAGTCGTCTCTGGGAAGCGTGTCGGGCAGGAGCAGCAACGGAGCGGGCAGCAGCTCCGACGACACCATCAAGAACATCCTGGAGCAGGCCAGGAGGGAGATGCAGGCACAGCAGCACGCCCTGATGGAGATGGAGTCCTGCGGCCGGGCGTCCGCCTCCAGCGTCGGGGCCCAGGTGGAGCGCCTGGGGCCCCCGGAGCCCTCCAAGGGCCTGCCCTTACCCGCCTTCAtcaagcaggaggaggggagctcgGTGACGGTGTGCATGGCCAACCCCACCAGCGGGCCCCAGACTCCCCTGAGTGTCATCTCCCCCGCCGCCTTCGTGCAGAACATCATCCGCAAGGTCAAGTCCGAGATCGGCGAGGCCGGCACTTACTTCGACCAGCACTGGTCTGTGGAGCGGGGCCCCATAGGCGTGGTCGGGACTCTGGGCCCCAGCTCCCGGCCCTTCAcctccgtgtctccctccctgtcctcctcctcctcctcggggcCCTCAGCCCCGCCCCGGACCTGGCCCCGTCTGGAGAACGGAGAGTGTCTGTCCAACAGCGAGGAGGCATCTGCCGCCGAGGAGGAGCCGGGGATGGGCCGGCCcgtggaggtgaaggtggagtCGGACATGTCTGTGAGCGGGGAGTCCCCTGGTCCTGGCCGCCTGTCCTACTACCCAGCGTACATCCCCCGCACCCTGAAACCCACCGTGCCCCCCCTGACCCCGGAACAGTACGAGCTGTACATGTACCGCGAGGTGGACACCCTCGAACTGACGCGGCAGGTCAAAGAGAAGCTGGCCAAGAACGGGATCTGTCAAAGGATCTTTGGTGAAAAG GTGCTAGGCCTGTCTCAGGGCAGTGTCAGTGACATGCTGTCTCGGCCCAAGCCCTGGAGCAAGCTTACCCAGAAAGGCCGGGAGCCCTTCATCCGTATGCAGCTGTGGCTACTGGACCAGCTGGGCCAGGGCCTCAACCATCTCCCcagccacagcctctctctag ACAAAAGTCCTGTGAACACCCAGTCGTCGCCCTCCCCGCCTCCCAGCCCGGCAGAAAGCCACCCCAGCCCGCTGGTGGAGCCTGtcagcctggctctggagagcagcAAGGAGAACCAGCAGCCTGAAGGTCTGGGCCCGGGCCTCCACCCAGAGGGAGGGAAGTCCACCCCCTGTCTGCtgtccctgtcccagccccacacccccctGGGCATCCAGGAACTGGTGTCCATGTCCCCTGAGCTGGACACTTATGCCATCACCAAGAAGGTCAAAGAGGTACTCACAGACAACAACCTCG GCCAACGGCTGTTTGGGGAGAGCATCCTGGGTCTGACCCAGGGCTCCGTCTCAGACCTGCTCTCCAGACCCAAACCCTGGCACAAGCTCAGCCTCAAAGGGAGGGAGCCCTTCGTCCGCATGCAGCTGTGGCTCAACGACCCCCACAACGTGGACAAGCTGAGGGACATGAAgaagatggagaaaaagg CATACTTAAAGAGGCGGTACGGGCTGTTAAGCACGGGCTCAGACAGCGACTCTCCCAGCGTCCACTCTGAGTGTGTGAGCCCAGCGCTGGCCTCCCTGGACCTGTGCCCCTACAGCCAGGTGAAGAAGGTCCGGGTGGTTCTCGGTGCCGAGGAAAAGGAGGCCCTGAGGAAGGCTTATCTCCTGGAGCCCTACCCCTCCCAGAACACCATCGAAATGCTGGCCGCCCGGCTACATCTAAAAACCAACACTGTCATCAACTGGTTCCACAACTACAG atcgaggatgaggagggaggttcTGATGGAGGGACTCCAGGACAACGACACGGACGCCGAGCCCCACAGCTACTCTCCGCTGGCCACGCGGAGCCCCCACTCCGACACCGAGGAGAAAAGGCTGCCGCCCCCTTCCGGACGCTTCTCCTACGCAAGCCGTCCCCCGGGCGCCAACACAGCACTGCCTCACGTCAAACAGGAAGCTGGTGAGCGGCTGGACGAAGGGggcgaggaggacagggagggattCCTGAGACAGTCTCGCATTCAATGTTTCTCCATGAGTGTTCAGTTCCCTCAGTTGAAAACTGAGCCCGAGGACTTGCTGGGCGGCTGCCACGACCTCCACTTGGCTCCACACTGTCAGAGcctgaggcaggaggaggccaTGAGCAGCCAGGCCCAGGGGCTGTTCCCCGGGATGCCCTCCGCGGATGGTCCACAGAGACCCAACCAGTCCAGACACGAAGGAGACGACTCCAACAAGTCGCCCGTGGACCCCGTCAGCTTCAAAGCCTCGTCCGAGCCATGCCGTGGCAGCCTGGAGGTCTCCCTCAACTCCCCCTCGGCCGCTTCCTCGCCGGGCCTCATGATGTCGGTCTCCCCGGTCCCCTCGTCCTCTgcacccatctccccctccctgcccaacCCGCCCACCGCTGGCTCCAACCACAGCCTGGATCCCAACCcactccccaccctccagagcCCCAAACTCAACAGGAGCAGTCAGAGACGCAATGAGAAAATGGCGAACCTTAATAACATCATCCACAGGCTGGAGAGAGCAGCCAATCGGGAGGAGACGCTGGAGTGGGAGTTTTAG
- the cux2b gene encoding homeobox protein cut-like 2 isoform X2 yields the protein MRELNSVASELAGRQEESEHSHKHLVELSREFKRNVPEEVREMVAPVLKSFQAQVVALNKRSKEAETAFLGIYKQLIEAPDPAPVLEATHTLEERLQQLQGEAPGSEALVREISGHWRRHLECLDKPDNSEAGPASVSDEVSRRTGRGMTPNSTHPPRAPGSPQHNHQEPADGDAGSDTTLADRLCEAEERIHVLHSSLNTAQAELLDLRCKYDQEKANKTEEVGAIMTNLERANQKAEMAQREVERLKEQLAGAHSGATPWSCHPPEGASGEREGKGEVEASLLAKDRETLRLLENVQRLQFTLQEVQDTSANQILELERQLAYKTEAIERLEAKLQSQIDYEEIKTELSILKVMKLASANGSSSQGSSKAAEALLLDKEAFLPSHKYLVDKTHILHSNDEDQPQESAREGARPSGPHSSSSQADGRASPSPGPPTLDGSFSSYDLPRPFSVSPCSGDRLSGDHILHKQLLSPLFKKEGSGLMAFPTALYAAKAALMSTNQGPAGAGGVEAGLPSDQSESGSSTAGDEDQLDTAEIAFQVKEQLLKHNIGQRVFGHYVLGLSQGSVSEILARPKPWRKLTVKGKEPFIKMKQFLSDEQNILALRTIQVRQRGSITPRIRTPETGSDDAIKNILEQAKKEIQSQRGGDGKSSLGSVSGRSSNGAGSSSDDTIKNILEQARREMQAQQHALMEMESCGRASASSVGAQVERLGPPEPSKGLPLPAFIKQEEGSSVTVCMANPTSGPQTPLSVISPAAFVQNIIRKVKSEIGEAGTYFDQHWSVERGPIGVVGTLGPSSRPFTSVSPSLSSSSSSGPSAPPRTWPRLENGECLSNSEEASAAEEEPGMGRPVEVKVESDMSVSGESPGPGRLSYYPAYIPRTLKPTVPPLTPEQYELYMYREVDTLELTRQVKEKLAKNGICQRIFGEKVLGLSQGSVSDMLSRPKPWSKLTQKGREPFIRMQLWLLDQLGQGLNHLPSHSLSLDKSPVNTQSSPSPPPSPAESHPSPLVEPVSLALESSKENQQPEGLGPGLHPEGGKSTPCLLSLSQPHTPLGIQELVSMSPELDTYAITKKVKEVLTDNNLGQRLFGESILGLTQGSVSDLLSRPKPWHKLSLKGREPFVRMQLWLNDPHNVDKLRDMKKMEKKAYLKRRYGLLSTGSDSDSPSVHSECVSPALASLDLCPYSQVKKVRVVLGAEEKEALRKAYLLEPYPSQNTIEMLAARLHLKTNTVINWFHNYRSRMRREVLMEGLQDNDTDAEPHSYSPLATRSPHSDTEEKRLPPPSGRFSYASRPPGANTALPHVKQEAGERLDEGGEEDREGFLRQSRIQCFSMSVQFPQLKTEPEDLLGGCHDLHLAPHCQSLRQEEAMSSQAQGLFPGMPSADGPQRPNQSRHEGDDSNKSPVDPVSFKASSEPCRGSLEVSLNSPSAASSPGLMMSVSPVPSSSAPISPSLPNPPTAGSNHSLDPNPLPTLQSPKLNRSSQRRNEKMANLNNIIHRLERAANREETLEWEF from the exons aCCCAGCTCCCGTTCTGgaggccacacacactctggaggagAGGCTACAGCAGCTGCAAGGCGAGGCCCCGGGCAGCGAGGCCCTGGTCAGGGAGATCAGCGGGCACTGGAGGAGACACCTGGAGTGCCTTGACAAGCCAG ACAACTCAGAGGCAGGGCCAGCGTCGGTGTCAGACGAGGTGTCCAGGCGGACAGGACGAGGGATGACCCCCAACAGCACCCACCCCCCCAGAGCCCCTGGCTCCCCTCAACACAACCACCAGGAGCCGGCCGACGG GGACGCGGGTAGCGACACCACTCTGGCTGACAGACTGTGTGAAGCCGAGGAGAGGATCCATGTGCTGCATTCAT CCCTGAACACCGCCCAGGCAGAGCTGCTGGATCTGAGGTGCAAATACGACCAGGAGAAGGCCAACAA GACGGAGGAGGTCGGCGCGATCATGACAAACCTCGAGCGAGCCAACCAG AAAGCAGAGATGGcccagagggaggtggagaggctgaaggagcAGCTGGCTGGTGCCCACAGCGGCGCCACCCCCTGGAGCTGCCATCCACCAGAGGGGGCTAGTGGG gagagggaagggaagggagaggtggaggcctctctcctggccaaagacagagagaccctCCGGCTGCTGGAGAATGTTCAGAGACTGCAGTTCACACTGCAGGAAGTCCAGGACACCTCGGCCAATCAGATCCTAGAGCTGGAACGCCAGCTGGCCTATAAGACTGAAGCTATTGAG agattagaggcTAAACTGCAATCCCAGATTGACTATGAAGAGATTAAAACAGAACTCAG TATCCTGAAGGTAATGAAGCTGGCATCAGCCAATGGCAGCTCGTCCCAG GGCTCATCCAAGGCTGCAGAAGCTCTTTTGCTGGACAAAGAGGCCTTTCTTCCATCTCACAAGTACCTTGTGGATAAGACCCACATCCTGCACAGCAACG ATGAGGACCAGCCGCAAGAGTCGgccagggagggagcgaggccgTCTggaccccactcctcctcctcccaggcagACGGCCGTGCCTCCCCCAGCCCAGGCCCCCCCACCCTGGACGGGTCGTTCTCCAGCTACGACCTCCCCCGCCCCTTCTCCGTGTCGCCCTGCTCCGGGGACAGACTCTCCGGGGACCACATCCTCCACAAGCAGCTGCTCTCCCCGCTCTTTAAGAAGGAGGGCAGCGGCCTCATGGCCTTCCCCACTGCCCTCTACGCAGCCAAAGCAGCCCTTAtgtcgaccaatcaggggcctgcCGGGGCCGGGGGCGTGGAGGCTGGCCTGCCCAGCGACCAATCAGAGAGCGGGAGCTCCACGGCGGGAGACGAGGACCAGTTGGACACGGCGGAGATCGCCTTCCAGGTCAAGGAGCAGCTGCTGAAGCACAACATTGGCCAGCGTGTGTTTGGTCACTACGTGCTGGGCCTATCACAGGGCTCCGTCAGCGAGATCCTGGCCCGGCCCAAACCCTGGAGGAAGCTGACGGTGAAAGGCAAGGAGCCTTTCATTAAGATGAAGCAATTCCTGTCCGACGAGCAGAACATCCTGGCTCTCCGGACCATCCAGGTTCGCCAGAGAG GGAGCATCACTCCTCGTATCCGAACTCCCGAAACTGGGTCAGACGACGCCATTAAGAATATCTTGGAGCAGGCCAAGAAGGAGATCCAGTctcagagaggag GGGATGGGAAGTCGTCTCTGGGAAGCGTGTCGGGCAGGAGCAGCAACGGAGCGGGCAGCAGCTCCGACGACACCATCAAGAACATCCTGGAGCAGGCCAGGAGGGAGATGCAGGCACAGCAGCACGCCCTGATGGAGATGGAGTCCTGCGGCCGGGCGTCCGCCTCCAGCGTCGGGGCCCAGGTGGAGCGCCTGGGGCCCCCGGAGCCCTCCAAGGGCCTGCCCTTACCCGCCTTCAtcaagcaggaggaggggagctcgGTGACGGTGTGCATGGCCAACCCCACCAGCGGGCCCCAGACTCCCCTGAGTGTCATCTCCCCCGCCGCCTTCGTGCAGAACATCATCCGCAAGGTCAAGTCCGAGATCGGCGAGGCCGGCACTTACTTCGACCAGCACTGGTCTGTGGAGCGGGGCCCCATAGGCGTGGTCGGGACTCTGGGCCCCAGCTCCCGGCCCTTCAcctccgtgtctccctccctgtcctcctcctcctcctcggggcCCTCAGCCCCGCCCCGGACCTGGCCCCGTCTGGAGAACGGAGAGTGTCTGTCCAACAGCGAGGAGGCATCTGCCGCCGAGGAGGAGCCGGGGATGGGCCGGCCcgtggaggtgaaggtggagtCGGACATGTCTGTGAGCGGGGAGTCCCCTGGTCCTGGCCGCCTGTCCTACTACCCAGCGTACATCCCCCGCACCCTGAAACCCACCGTGCCCCCCCTGACCCCGGAACAGTACGAGCTGTACATGTACCGCGAGGTGGACACCCTCGAACTGACGCGGCAGGTCAAAGAGAAGCTGGCCAAGAACGGGATCTGTCAAAGGATCTTTGGTGAAAAG GTGCTAGGCCTGTCTCAGGGCAGTGTCAGTGACATGCTGTCTCGGCCCAAGCCCTGGAGCAAGCTTACCCAGAAAGGCCGGGAGCCCTTCATCCGTATGCAGCTGTGGCTACTGGACCAGCTGGGCCAGGGCCTCAACCATCTCCCcagccacagcctctctctag ACAAAAGTCCTGTGAACACCCAGTCGTCGCCCTCCCCGCCTCCCAGCCCGGCAGAAAGCCACCCCAGCCCGCTGGTGGAGCCTGtcagcctggctctggagagcagcAAGGAGAACCAGCAGCCTGAAGGTCTGGGCCCGGGCCTCCACCCAGAGGGAGGGAAGTCCACCCCCTGTCTGCtgtccctgtcccagccccacacccccctGGGCATCCAGGAACTGGTGTCCATGTCCCCTGAGCTGGACACTTATGCCATCACCAAGAAGGTCAAAGAGGTACTCACAGACAACAACCTCG GCCAACGGCTGTTTGGGGAGAGCATCCTGGGTCTGACCCAGGGCTCCGTCTCAGACCTGCTCTCCAGACCCAAACCCTGGCACAAGCTCAGCCTCAAAGGGAGGGAGCCCTTCGTCCGCATGCAGCTGTGGCTCAACGACCCCCACAACGTGGACAAGCTGAGGGACATGAAgaagatggagaaaaagg CATACTTAAAGAGGCGGTACGGGCTGTTAAGCACGGGCTCAGACAGCGACTCTCCCAGCGTCCACTCTGAGTGTGTGAGCCCAGCGCTGGCCTCCCTGGACCTGTGCCCCTACAGCCAGGTGAAGAAGGTCCGGGTGGTTCTCGGTGCCGAGGAAAAGGAGGCCCTGAGGAAGGCTTATCTCCTGGAGCCCTACCCCTCCCAGAACACCATCGAAATGCTGGCCGCCCGGCTACATCTAAAAACCAACACTGTCATCAACTGGTTCCACAACTACAG atcgaggatgaggagggaggttcTGATGGAGGGACTCCAGGACAACGACACGGACGCCGAGCCCCACAGCTACTCTCCGCTGGCCACGCGGAGCCCCCACTCCGACACCGAGGAGAAAAGGCTGCCGCCCCCTTCCGGACGCTTCTCCTACGCAAGCCGTCCCCCGGGCGCCAACACAGCACTGCCTCACGTCAAACAGGAAGCTGGTGAGCGGCTGGACGAAGGGggcgaggaggacagggagggattCCTGAGACAGTCTCGCATTCAATGTTTCTCCATGAGTGTTCAGTTCCCTCAGTTGAAAACTGAGCCCGAGGACTTGCTGGGCGGCTGCCACGACCTCCACTTGGCTCCACACTGTCAGAGcctgaggcaggaggaggccaTGAGCAGCCAGGCCCAGGGGCTGTTCCCCGGGATGCCCTCCGCGGATGGTCCACAGAGACCCAACCAGTCCAGACACGAAGGAGACGACTCCAACAAGTCGCCCGTGGACCCCGTCAGCTTCAAAGCCTCGTCCGAGCCATGCCGTGGCAGCCTGGAGGTCTCCCTCAACTCCCCCTCGGCCGCTTCCTCGCCGGGCCTCATGATGTCGGTCTCCCCGGTCCCCTCGTCCTCTgcacccatctccccctccctgcccaacCCGCCCACCGCTGGCTCCAACCACAGCCTGGATCCCAACCcactccccaccctccagagcCCCAAACTCAACAGGAGCAGTCAGAGACGCAATGAGAAAATGGCGAACCTTAATAACATCATCCACAGGCTGGAGAGAGCAGCCAATCGGGAGGAGACGCTGGAGTGGGAGTTTTAG